The DNA window GTTCTGGCGTGGGATGATGAGCAGGCAGCCAGAATCGATGACATCTTGTCCAAGGCCCATATCAATGGGGTGACCGATGTTGCGGAGATCGATATCGACACTGTACGCTCCCGGGTACCCTCGCTCGCACCCGGAGTTAAAAGAGCTGCACACGTCCCCGGTGAATGCCTGATAGATCCCTGGTCCACACCCTTGGCTTACCTGCATCAGTCACTGGCCAATGGCGCCACGTTCATGAGCAATTGTCAGGTACACGCGGGACAATTCGATGGCGATCGATGGCGTGTCTCTACCAGTCAGGGTGAACTGCAGACACGTTGGCTGGTCAACTGTGCCGGACTATACGGTGATCTGCTGCATCGTCNNNNNNNNNNNNNNNNNNNNNNNNNNNNNNNNNNNNNNNNNNNNNNNNNNNNNNNNNNNNNNNNNNNNNNNNNNNNNNNNNNNNNNNNNNNNNNNNNNNNNNNNNNNNNNNNNNNNNNNNNNNNNNNNNNNNNNNNNNNNNNNNNNNNNNNNNNNNNNNNNNNNNNNNNNNN is part of the Candidatus Poribacteria bacterium genome and encodes:
- a CDS encoding FAD-dependent oxidoreductase, yielding MGCAVARRLALEDQQVVLVERAGDILEGASKGNSAILHTGFDAPPDSVEQACIADGYREFREIHSKFNLPLLETGAMVLAWDDEQAARIDDILSKAHINGVTDVAEIDIDTVRSRVPSLAPGVKRAAHVPGECLIDPWSTPLAYLHQSLANGATFMSNCQVHAGQFDGDRWRVSTSQGELQTRWLVNCAGLYGDLLHR